The Arachis ipaensis cultivar K30076 chromosome B07, Araip1.1, whole genome shotgun sequence genome includes a window with the following:
- the LOC107606865 gene encoding uncharacterized protein LOC107606865: MESTNTITEIIGKFATKVCKLKSIGVFSSEAPNLNPLQLQTKPVCNNAPVSGNSSDTSEEIRTYDLKVHPHPVKVVAKDHDGNDGVEVLKNIFDAVSALKLAYLKLQQAHIPYDPKKIVAADDEVVAELEKLCKFRRQYKKMQCSKARFDAALSSQLQAEIEAKEAFLGKLKSQNCAKDCEVLRLQRELQGLEMGNEILIENIKRMRVVKREASVLSVDKFQNVYKAASQSIHNFAKPLISLMKASGWDLDKAANAIETGVVYSRRCDKKYAFEAYIALRMFHGIALSSYDVGYVLNFDDPIDALMANPDSDFAKYCQAKYLLVVHPKMEESFFRNLDHRAFIMSGRHPRTEFYQLFAKMAKWIWVLLGSVHSIDPNAALFSVNRGSAFSGLHMESVNEEKESDKECATYKVQFMIMPGFKIGQTIVKSRVYVA, from the coding sequence ATGGAAAGCACCAACACTATCACAGAAATCATAGGAAAGTTCGCCACCAAAGTTTGTAAACTGAAATCTATTGGGGTATTCTCCTCCGAAGCCCCAAATCTCAATCCCTTGCAATTACAGACGAAACCTGTTTGTAATAATGCCCCTGTGAGTGGAAACAGCAGTGATACAAGTGAGGAGATTAGAACCTATGATCTTAAAGTGCATCCCCACCCGGTTAAAGTTGTGGCAAAAGACCATGATGGCAATGATGGTGTGGAGGTCTTAAAGAATATCTTTGATGCTGTTTCTGCCCTCAAGTTGGCATATCTTAAGCTGCAACAAGCTCACATTCCTTATGATCCAAAGAAGATTGTAGCTGCGGATGATGAAGTTGTTGCTGAGCTTGAGAAGCTATGCAAGTTCAGGCGTCAGTATAAGAAAATGCAATGCAGCAAGGCGAGGTTCGATGCTGCACTTTCTAGTCAATTGCAGGCTGAAATTGAGGCCAAGGAGGCATTTTTGGGGAAGCTCAAGTCTCAAAATTGTGCTAAAGATTGTGAGGTTCTTCGGCTGCAACGAGAGCTTCAGGGCTTGGAGATGGGGAATGAAATTCTGATTGAGAACATCAAGAGGATGAGGGTGGTGAAGAGGGAAGCAAGTGTCTTGAGTGTTGATAAGTTCCAGAATGTTTACAAGGCTGCTTCGCAATCCATTCATAATTTCGCAAAACCATTGATCAGTTTGATGAAAGCTTCGGGTTGGGACCTAGATAAGGCTGCAAATGCCATTGAGACTGGTGTTGTTTATTCTAGAAGGTGCGACAAGAAGTATGCTTTTGAGGCCTACATTGCACTCCGAATGTTTCATGGGATTGCATTGTCTTCCTATGATGTAGgttatgttttgaattttgatGATCCTATTGATGCACTGATGGCGAATCCGGATTCAGATTTTGCCAAATATTGTCAAGCTAAATATCTTCTCGTCGTCCATCCGAAAATGGAAGAGTCATTCTTTAGAAACTTGGATCACAGAGCATTCATAATGAGTGGGAGGCACCCAAGAACAGAATTCTATCAATTATTCGCCAAAATGGCAAAATGGATTTGGGTTTTACTAGGATCCGTGCACTCAATAGATCCTAATGCAGCCTTGTTTTCTGTGAACAGAGGAAGTGCTTTCTCCGGCCTACATATGGAATCTGTAAACGAAGAAAAGGAGAGCGACAAAGAGTGTGCCACCTACAAAGTTCAGTTTATGATCATGCCTGGATTTAAAATTGGACAGACAATAGTGAAGTCTCGAGTTTATGTCGCATAA